The stretch of DNA CTTCTCGGCGGACGCGGCGATGGTGCGCTGCAGCTCCGTGATGCGGGCGCGCACCTCGGGGACGGCGCTGACGGCGCTGACCTTGGAGGTGACCTCGGTGGTGCGGATCGGCCCCGCGACGTCCGTGCCGTCGACCGTGATGGTCGGGGCGAGCGGGTCGGTGCCGGAGATGATCTCGGGCTTGCCCGCGACCGCGGCGATGGCGGTCGGGTCCGTCAGCTCGATGCCGTTGTGCACCATCCACCAGGTGATCGCGCGGTACTGGGCACCGGTGTCCAGGTAGCTGAGGCCGAGCTGGGCGGCGACGGCCTTCGAGGTGCTCGACTTGCCCGTGCCGGAGGGACCGTCGATGGCGACGATCACTGATGCCGGGGCGGTTTCCACGGTTTCCACGGGGTGCGGAACCTCTCTCAGGACGCGGGGGCAAGGTAGCGGGGCGCAGACACGCCCCGCACAAGGTTACTGGCTCCCGCGCGCACCTCTTACTGCCGGACGCCCCGGGCCTTCACTGCCGGATCGCCCAGCCCCGCTCCCGCAGTGCCGCGGCGAGCACCGGGGCCGCCTTCGGCACCACCAGGAGCTGGATGAGGCCCGCCTGCTGGCCCGTCGCGTGCTCGATGCGGACGTCCTCGATGTTCACACCGGCCCGGTCCGCGTCGGCGAAGATCCTGGCCAGCTGCCCCGGCTGGTCGTTGATGAGCACCGCGACGACCTCGTACGTGGCCGGGGCCGCCCCGTGCTTGCCGGGTACCCGGATCTGTCCCGCGTTCCCGCGCCGCAGCACGTTCTCGACCCCGGCGGCGCCCTCGCGCCGCTTGACGTCGTCCGCCGACTGCAGCGCCCGCAGCGCCGTCACCGTCTCGTCGAGATCGGTGGCGACGGCGGACAGCAGATCGGCGACGGGGCCGGGGTTGGCCGACAGGATGTCGATCCACATCCGCGGGTCGGACGCGGCGATGCGCGTGACGTCACGGATGCCCTGCCCGCACAGGCGCACCGCCGTCTCCTCGGCGTTCTCCAGGCGGGCAGCGACCATGCTGGAGACCAGGTGAGGCATGTGCGAGACGAGCGCGACCGCGCGGTCGTGCGCGTCGGCGTCCATGACCACCGGCACGGCACGGCAGAGGGCGACGAGCTCCAGGGCGAGGTTGAGGACCTCGGTGTCGGTGTCGCGGGTGGGCGTGAGGACCCACGGCCGCCCCTCGAAGAGGTCGGCGGTGCCGGCGAGGGGGCCGCTGCGCTCGCGCCCCGACATGGGGTGCGTGCCGATGTACGGGGTGAGGTCGACGCCGAGCGCCTCCAGATCCCTGCGGGGGCCGCCCTTGACGCTCGCCACGTCGAGGTAGCCGCGGGCCACATCGCGCCGCATGACGTCGGCCAGCGTCGCCGCGACGTGCGCGGGCGGCACGGCGACGACGCACAGGTCGACCCGCCCCTCAGGGGCCTCGTCGGTGCCCGCGCCGAGCGCGGCCGCCGTGCGGGCCTGTCCGGGGTCGTGGTCGGCGAGGTGCACGGTCACGCCGCGCGACGCGAGGGCCAGGGCGGCTGAGGTGCCGATCAGGCCGGTGCCGATGACGAGGGCGGTTCTCACTGGGCGATGTCCTTGCGCAGGGTGGCCGCGGCGCCGAGGTAGACGTGCGTGATCTCGTTGCGGGGGCGGTCGGACTCTATGTGCGCGAGTACGCGGACGACCCGCGGCATGGCTCCGTCGATCTGCAGCTCCTGGGCGCAGATCAGCGGGACGTCGAGGATGCCCAGCTTGCGGGCCGCCGCCGCGGGGAAGTCGCTGTGCAGATCGGGCGTCGCCGTGAACCAGATGCTGATCAGGTCCTCCTGGGTCAGCTCGTTCCGCTCGAGGATGGCAGTGAGCAGCTCGCTGACCTGCTCGTCCATGTGGTCGGCCGCGTCCCGCTCCAGTTGGACGGCGCCCCGGACCGCTCGTACCGCCACAGTGCTGCTCCTCGCTCGCGTACGTATGACTGATGTACCGACAAGGGTAGTCAGGGCCCTGGGGACGAGTGCGCGGCGCCCGCCTGCCGAGACGGACGCCGCGTGCCCCACCGGGGTGGGGTCAGAGCTTCTGCTGCCTGATGAGCTCCTCCAGCGAGCCCGACGACGGAACCTGCCCCTCCGGGGTCAGCTTGTCGACGGCCTGGGGCAGCTGCTGCGAGACCTGCTCGGCGACCTCGTCACGGCTCAGGCCCGCGTCGTTGGCGACCTTGTCCAGGGTCTCGTCGGGGATGGCCTGCTTGACCTGGTCCGGGCTCAGCGGCTGGTTGCCACCCTTGCCGACCCAGGAGTCCAGCTGCTCCTGGCTGACCAGGCCCGACTTCGTGATCATGTCGAGGAGGCCGCCCAGCGGACTGCCGCCGCCGGAGCCGCCTTGGCCGCCTTGGCCGCCTTGGCCGCCTTGGCCGCCGCCGAGGAGACCGCCGAGAAGGCTTCCCAGATCGTTACCCGCCATGGTCGCGCCTTTCGAGTGAGTGGCCGGGTCGGCGCCTCGGAGGGGCGCGGACCTCAGACCATGACAATGTCGCCCGAATCGCCCCCTGTCGCCACTTGGCCCGATTGGTGGCCGTTCAACTATGGACGCCGGGGGCACGGGTCCGCTTGCATGGAGGGGCCGTCAAGGCCACGCCTCGGGGGAGGCCGCATGAAGCGCTCAGGCCCGCTCTACACGCTTCTCGGGGGGCTGCTGCTCGCCCTGTTCATGCTGTCGCTCAACGCGACTACAGGGACGGGCAATTCGTCGTACGGAGGGGATTCGCCCGGCGCCGCGTCGCCGGCGCCCACCTCCGCGAAGCCCACCGAGGGCACGCCGTCCGCCACTCCCACCGAGAGCCCGTCCGAAAGCCCGTCCCGGAGCCCGTCGAAGAGGCCTCCCGGGAAGTCCGAGTACGCGGGCCGCACGGCCGACGACGCCGCCGCGGTCTCCCTCTCGATCCGTGACGACAAGGCCATCGCGTACTACTGCAACGGCCGCGACGCGGAGGCATGGCTGAAGGGCGACGTCGAGGACGACGGCTCCATGCGTCTCACCGGCAAGAAGGGCGCGAAGCTGGACGGCACGCTCGCCGGGAACGCGGTTCGCGGCACGGTCGAGATCGACGAACAGCCACGGGACTTCACCGCCGCCAGGGCGAAGAAGCCCTCCGGCCTGTACCGCGCGACGACCGAGGTGCGCGGCGCCGAGATCGACGGCGGCTGGATCGTCCTGCCCGACGGGCAGCAGGTCGGGATCCTCAAGGAGGACGGCAAGCCGCGCAAGGCCCCGCGCCTCGACCCGGAGACCGGCACCGTCCCGTTCGACGGCGGTGACCTCACCGCCCGCCCCGTCGTGCCCTGACCCCCGCTCCGCCCCGACCAGGGAGCCGCCATGAGCGTCGATCCGAACGCCGCCACGCAGGGCGGCTTCACGCCGCCTCCCGCCGCGGGCGACCACCGTCGCCCGAGCGCCGCCCGCTATCTCGTGCCCGCCCTGGTCGCCGGGGCGGTCGCGGTCGGCCTCGGGGTGTACGGCAAGGCACACGACCCCGAGGGCACGGCCTTCAACCTCGCCGGGTTCAGCAGCACGAGCGCGGTGAAGTCCTGGTTGGGTACGACGGCGTTCGCCTTCGCGCTGGTCCAGGTCGTCTCGGCGCTCATGGTGTACGGGCGCCTGCCGGGGCCTTCCTGGTCGTCGGCGCTGCACCGCTGGTCGGGCCGGATCGCGTTCCTGGTGTCGGTCCCCGTGGCGGTCCACTGTCTCTACGCCCTCGGGTACCAGACGTACTCGACCCGGGTGATGTGGCACTCGCTGCTCGCCTGCTTCTTCTTCGGCGCGTTCAGCGCCAAGATGCTGCTGCTCCGCTCGGAGAAGCTGCCCGGCTGGCTGCTTCCCGTGGTCGGCGGCCTGGTCTTCGTGGCCCTCACGGTGGTCTGGTGGACGTCGGCGCTGTGGTTCTTCCGTACGTTCGGGGTGACGACATGAGCGACGCGGCCCCCTCACGGCGCACCGTCCTGGCCGCGGGCGGTGTGGTCGCGCTGACCGCCGGGTGCAGCAAGTACGGCGACGAGGGCGCGGAACCGGAGCAGCCGAAGTCACAGCCGCCCGCGGCGTCCTCCTCGCCGCCGAAATCCGGCGGGAAGGAGCAACCGCCTCCCAAGGCCGAGGAGTTGGCCAAGACCTCCG from Streptomyces sp. BA2 encodes:
- a CDS encoding YidB family protein produces the protein MRSAPLRGADPATHSKGATMAGNDLGSLLGGLLGGGQGGQGGQGGQGGSGGGSPLGGLLDMITKSGLVSQEQLDSWVGKGGNQPLSPDQVKQAIPDETLDKVANDAGLSRDEVAEQVSQQLPQAVDKLTPEGQVPSSGSLEELIRQQKL
- a CDS encoding prephenate dehydrogenase → MRTALVIGTGLIGTSAALALASRGVTVHLADHDPGQARTAAALGAGTDEAPEGRVDLCVVAVPPAHVAATLADVMRRDVARGYLDVASVKGGPRRDLEALGVDLTPYIGTHPMSGRERSGPLAGTADLFEGRPWVLTPTRDTDTEVLNLALELVALCRAVPVVMDADAHDRAVALVSHMPHLVSSMVAARLENAEETAVRLCGQGIRDVTRIAASDPRMWIDILSANPGPVADLLSAVATDLDETVTALRALQSADDVKRREGAAGVENVLRRGNAGQIRVPGKHGAAPATYEVVAVLINDQPGQLARIFADADRAGVNIEDVRIEHATGQQAGLIQLLVVPKAAPVLAAALRERGWAIRQ
- the cmk gene encoding (d)CMP kinase is translated as METAPASVIVAIDGPSGTGKSSTSKAVAAQLGLSYLDTGAQYRAITWWMVHNGIELTDPTAIAAVAGKPEIISGTDPLAPTITVDGTDVAGPIRTTEVTSKVSAVSAVPEVRARITELQRTIAASAEKGIVVEGRDIGTTVLPDADLKIFLTASPEARAARRSGELKGADVAATREALIKRDTADSSRKTSPLAKAGDAVEVDTTELTLQQVIECVVTLVEEKRAAK
- a CDS encoding DUF6529 family protein, whose protein sequence is MSVDPNAATQGGFTPPPAAGDHRRPSAARYLVPALVAGAVAVGLGVYGKAHDPEGTAFNLAGFSSTSAVKSWLGTTAFAFALVQVVSALMVYGRLPGPSWSSALHRWSGRIAFLVSVPVAVHCLYALGYQTYSTRVMWHSLLACFFFGAFSAKMLLLRSEKLPGWLLPVVGGLVFVALTVVWWTSALWFFRTFGVTT
- the aroH gene encoding chorismate mutase, with protein sequence MAVRAVRGAVQLERDAADHMDEQVSELLTAILERNELTQEDLISIWFTATPDLHSDFPAAAARKLGILDVPLICAQELQIDGAMPRVVRVLAHIESDRPRNEITHVYLGAAATLRKDIAQ